The proteins below are encoded in one region of Micromonospora pisi:
- a CDS encoding Hsp70 family protein — protein MNTTARLAVDLGTTHTVAVIHRPGQPPRPLLFDGTPLLPSGIYLDADGTPHTGRDAHRLASGEPDRFEPHPKRRIDDGTVLLGDHDTPVEQLLAAGLRRVADEARLTGVDPRTGTVLTCPADWGQPRRELLRAAARQAGLGEVELVDEPVAAAHYCLDLLGPQLPPGATLTIFDFGGGTLDVTVVRRETTGPRVLATGGLDDLGGIDIDDALVAHLGHLIALRDPDLWQRLHHPDNPVDRRDRQTLWAEIRAAKEMLSRTTTAPVTVPGRAEPLHLTREELDRIAAPLIARAVDETRRVLQRAGIEPTTLAALLLVGGSSRMPLVASRLHARLGIAPAVPEQPELPVAYGALRHPTTNRHTPPPTPVPPPPRPTPTPPPTTATPTAAPDRRRTRRVLTTTTALVTVAACVGTSLTGGNYLVDRLNSLIQQTNQTNRIPGVQDDRPTPDGTLAPGQTHPATATGAAAVTIADRAVITAAVGNGSTDITALPGSGGAAQWTTKIPIEPAELTLTAVDTTDGGLIIVDGKESATDDGKPVRAVLTATDGKLLWKSTWVNRHDVAYYGTNVIIETRGSIDGNAVLNIDLGTGKQRWQRAGNSDLLLIDRHRIEAMRQWPTTPDPAAGTLPASYGALHDTVTTTPTVVELNTTNGKGYTLDAHTGKVKSSGALPLDEERWVAFDNLVIGKLSNTSSAGRDVLAAYNATDLKQKWKLEQPAGVDIEHVKPCGPHLICAAIGETRKNRTIAIDTRTGKEAWSNPTESADDETWYAGPTTLICGDGLFNRISEARILGHDGRQHRQLGTFAAVTATNGTHMVVQEYDGTTSQWQVAVQEIATGRTTNGVTIGIDQPEQVTLHGNLVAVLTADRRTLTFTITDLAAAPAK, from the coding sequence GTGAACACCACGGCCCGACTCGCCGTCGACCTCGGCACCACCCACACCGTCGCGGTAATCCACCGTCCCGGCCAACCACCCCGGCCACTCCTCTTCGACGGCACCCCGCTCCTACCCAGCGGCATCTACCTCGACGCCGACGGCACCCCCCATACCGGCCGCGACGCCCACCGACTCGCCAGCGGAGAACCCGACCGCTTCGAACCACACCCCAAACGCCGCATCGACGACGGCACCGTCCTCCTCGGCGACCACGACACACCCGTCGAACAACTCCTCGCCGCCGGCCTACGCCGGGTAGCCGACGAAGCCCGCCTCACCGGCGTCGACCCCCGCACCGGCACCGTCCTCACCTGCCCCGCCGACTGGGGCCAACCCCGCCGCGAACTGCTCCGCGCCGCCGCCCGCCAAGCGGGACTCGGCGAAGTCGAACTCGTCGACGAACCCGTCGCCGCCGCCCACTACTGCCTCGACCTCCTCGGCCCGCAGCTGCCGCCCGGCGCCACCCTGACCATCTTCGACTTCGGCGGCGGCACCCTCGACGTCACCGTCGTACGCCGAGAAACCACCGGCCCCCGCGTCCTCGCCACCGGCGGCCTCGACGACCTCGGCGGCATCGACATCGACGACGCCCTCGTCGCCCACCTCGGCCACCTCATCGCCCTACGCGACCCCGACCTGTGGCAACGACTCCACCACCCGGACAACCCCGTCGACCGCCGCGACCGGCAAACCCTCTGGGCCGAAATCCGCGCCGCCAAGGAAATGCTCTCCCGCACCACCACCGCACCCGTCACCGTGCCCGGACGCGCCGAACCCCTCCACCTCACCCGCGAAGAACTCGACCGCATCGCCGCCCCGCTGATCGCCCGCGCCGTCGACGAAACCCGCCGCGTCCTGCAACGAGCCGGCATCGAACCCACCACCCTCGCCGCGCTCCTGCTCGTCGGCGGATCCAGTCGCATGCCACTGGTCGCCAGCCGGCTCCACGCCCGCCTCGGCATCGCCCCCGCCGTACCCGAACAACCCGAACTCCCCGTCGCCTACGGCGCACTCCGCCACCCCACCACCAACCGACACACACCGCCGCCGACACCCGTCCCACCGCCACCCCGACCGACCCCCACACCGCCACCCACCACAGCCACACCAACCGCCGCCCCCGACCGCCGCCGAACCCGCCGCGTCCTGACCACCACCACCGCACTCGTCACCGTCGCAGCCTGCGTCGGCACCAGCCTCACCGGCGGCAACTACCTCGTCGACCGACTCAACAGCCTCATCCAACAAACGAACCAGACCAACCGGATCCCCGGCGTCCAGGACGACCGCCCCACCCCCGACGGCACCCTCGCCCCCGGCCAAACCCACCCGGCAACCGCCACCGGCGCCGCCGCCGTCACCATCGCCGACCGCGCCGTCATCACCGCCGCCGTCGGCAACGGCAGCACCGACATCACCGCCCTGCCCGGCAGCGGGGGAGCGGCACAATGGACCACCAAGATCCCCATCGAACCCGCCGAACTCACCCTCACCGCCGTCGACACCACCGACGGCGGCCTCATCATCGTCGACGGCAAGGAATCCGCCACCGACGACGGCAAACCCGTACGCGCCGTCCTCACCGCCACCGACGGCAAACTGCTCTGGAAATCCACCTGGGTCAACCGCCACGACGTCGCCTACTACGGCACCAACGTCATCATCGAAACCCGCGGCTCCATCGACGGCAACGCCGTACTCAACATCGACCTCGGCACCGGCAAACAACGCTGGCAGCGCGCCGGCAACTCCGACCTGCTCCTCATCGACCGCCACCGGATCGAAGCCATGCGCCAATGGCCCACCACACCCGACCCGGCCGCCGGCACCCTGCCCGCCTCGTACGGCGCCCTCCACGACACCGTCACGACCACACCCACCGTCGTCGAACTCAACACCACCAACGGCAAGGGCTACACCCTCGACGCCCACACCGGGAAGGTCAAGAGCAGCGGCGCGCTACCCCTCGACGAGGAACGCTGGGTCGCCTTCGACAACCTCGTCATCGGCAAGCTCAGCAACACCAGCTCAGCCGGCCGCGACGTACTCGCCGCCTACAACGCCACCGACCTGAAACAGAAATGGAAACTGGAACAACCCGCCGGAGTCGACATCGAACACGTCAAACCCTGCGGCCCCCACCTCATCTGCGCGGCGATCGGCGAGACCCGCAAGAACCGCACCATCGCCATCGACACCCGCACCGGCAAAGAAGCCTGGTCCAACCCCACCGAGTCCGCCGACGACGAAACCTGGTACGCCGGCCCCACCACCCTCATCTGCGGCGACGGCCTGTTCAACCGCATCTCCGAAGCCCGGATCCTCGGCCACGACGGCCGCCAGCACCGACAACTCGGCACGTTCGCCGCCGTCACCGCCACCAACGGCACCCACATGGTCGTCCAGGAATACGACGGCACCACCTCCCAATGGCAGGTCGCCGTCCAGGAAATCGCCACCGGACGGACCACCAACGGCGTGACGATCGGCATCGACCAACCCGAACAGGTCACCCTCCACGGCAACCTCGTCGCCGTCCTCACCGCCGACCGCCGCACCCTCACCTTCACCATCACCGACCTCGCCGCCGCACCAGCCAAATGA
- a CDS encoding endonuclease/exonuclease/phosphatase family protein has translation MRLVTFNLLHGRSLHDGMVDQTRLTDTVTALDADILALQEVDRDQSRSGHLDLTAIAAQALDAPTHRFAAAVVGTPGEGFRPLNHEDDGHGEPLYGVGLVSRYPARAWRVTRLTPAPLRAPIYISGPGGGFTLLHDEPRVLLAAVLDTPHGPITAAATHLSFVPGWNLRQLRQVVRALRSLPAPRILLGDLNLPARLATLVSRWHTLGCQPTYPSAAPQVQLDHILADPRGSQRLPAVTAVTAPAATISDHRPLVVDLG, from the coding sequence GTGCGACTGGTCACCTTCAACCTGCTCCACGGCCGATCCCTACACGACGGCATGGTGGACCAGACCCGGCTGACCGACACCGTCACCGCCCTCGACGCCGACATCCTCGCCCTCCAGGAAGTCGACCGGGACCAGTCCCGCAGCGGCCACCTCGACCTCACCGCCATCGCCGCCCAAGCCCTCGACGCACCCACCCACCGATTCGCCGCCGCCGTCGTCGGCACCCCCGGCGAAGGATTCCGCCCCCTCAACCACGAAGACGACGGCCACGGCGAACCCCTCTACGGAGTCGGCCTCGTCAGCCGCTACCCGGCCCGCGCCTGGCGCGTCACCCGCCTCACACCGGCACCGCTACGCGCCCCCATCTACATCTCCGGCCCCGGCGGCGGCTTCACCCTGCTCCACGACGAACCCCGGGTACTACTCGCCGCCGTACTCGACACCCCCCACGGCCCCATCACCGCCGCCGCCACCCACCTCTCCTTCGTACCCGGCTGGAACCTCCGCCAACTCCGCCAGGTCGTCCGCGCCCTACGCTCCCTACCCGCCCCCCGCATCCTCCTCGGCGACCTCAACCTCCCCGCCCGACTCGCCACCCTCGTCTCCCGCTGGCACACCCTCGGCTGCCAACCCACCTACCCCTCCGCCGCCCCCCAGGTCCAACTCGACCACATCCTCGCCGACCCACGCGGCAGCCAACGGCTCCCCGCCGTCACCGCCGTCACCGCCCCCGCCGCCACCATCTCCGACCACCGACCCCTCGTCGTCGACCTCGGCTGA
- a CDS encoding sulfite exporter TauE/SafE family protein → MDPGALTTLLVAATAAGWVDAVVGGGGLLLLPALLIAAPGLALPVALGTNKFAAIAGTATAAVTYARRTKIDWRLAGPAAGLAVVMAGVGAALAGMVPGRAYRPVVLAVLVAVALFVTLRPRLGVVAEPSKRTGGRVAVAVAVAGGVIALYDGLIGPGTGTFLVLTFTALVGADFVHGSAMAKLVNAGTNLGALVVFASAGHVWWTLGAAMAACNVLGAAVGARMALRRGSGFVRVVLLVVVLALVTKLGYDQWLA, encoded by the coding sequence GTGGATCCGGGTGCGTTGACGACGTTGCTGGTGGCGGCCACGGCGGCCGGGTGGGTCGACGCGGTGGTCGGTGGTGGGGGTCTGCTGCTGTTGCCGGCGTTGTTGATCGCCGCGCCGGGGTTGGCGTTGCCGGTGGCGTTGGGGACGAACAAGTTCGCGGCGATCGCGGGTACGGCGACGGCGGCGGTGACGTACGCCCGCCGTACGAAGATCGATTGGCGGTTGGCGGGGCCGGCGGCGGGCCTGGCGGTGGTGATGGCCGGGGTCGGTGCGGCGTTGGCTGGGATGGTGCCGGGACGGGCGTACCGGCCGGTGGTGTTGGCGGTGCTGGTGGCGGTGGCGTTGTTCGTGACGTTGCGGCCCCGGCTGGGGGTGGTGGCGGAGCCGTCGAAGCGTACGGGGGGGCGGGTCGCGGTGGCGGTGGCGGTCGCCGGCGGGGTGATCGCGCTGTACGACGGTCTGATCGGTCCGGGTACCGGCACGTTCCTGGTGTTGACGTTCACGGCTCTGGTCGGCGCTGATTTTGTCCATGGTTCGGCGATGGCGAAGTTGGTCAACGCGGGAACGAACCTGGGGGCGTTGGTGGTGTTCGCGTCCGCCGGGCATGTCTGGTGGACGTTGGGTGCGGCGATGGCGGCGTGCAACGTGCTGGGTGCGGCGGTGGGCGCGCGGATGGCGTTGCGGCGCGGTTCGGGCTTTGTCCGGGTGGTGTTGCTGGTGGTGGTGTTGGCCCTGGTGACGAAGCTCGGCTACGACCAGTGGCTGGCGTGA
- the def gene encoding peptide deformylase: MTMRPIRIIGDAVLRTPCEPVTTFDAELRDLVTDLMDTLLGAPGRAGVAAPQIGISARVFVYDADGHRGHLINPTLELSTELQDDDEGCLSIPGLYFPTPRALHATAHGFDQHGEPRTINGTGFLARALQHETDHLNGRLYVDTLRGDTRRRALREIRAGRFASPGTNA; this comes from the coding sequence ATGACGATGCGGCCCATCAGGATCATCGGCGACGCCGTACTGCGCACCCCCTGCGAACCGGTCACCACCTTCGACGCGGAACTACGCGACCTGGTCACCGACCTGATGGACACCCTGCTCGGCGCCCCCGGCCGCGCCGGCGTCGCCGCACCGCAGATCGGCATCAGCGCCCGCGTCTTCGTCTACGACGCCGACGGACACCGCGGCCACCTGATCAACCCCACCCTGGAACTCTCCACCGAACTCCAGGACGACGACGAGGGCTGCCTCTCCATCCCAGGGCTCTACTTCCCGACCCCACGCGCCCTGCACGCCACCGCCCACGGCTTCGACCAGCACGGCGAACCCCGGACCATCAACGGCACCGGCTTCCTCGCCCGCGCCCTCCAGCACGAAACCGACCACCTCAACGGGCGCCTCTACGTCGACACCCTGCGCGGCGACACCCGCCGCCGGGCACTACGGGAGATCCGAGCCGGCCGATTCGCCTCACCCGGCACCAACGCCTGA
- a CDS encoding bifunctional helix-turn-helix transcriptional regulator/GNAT family N-acetyltransferase, with protein sequence MDSTTEQVGLVRDFNRYYTRRLGVLTERYLDQDRPLSEARLLFEIGDRADVRDLRTRLGLDSGYLSRLLRSLAEQNLARVRPHPDDGRVRIVELTDAGIRERTELDRRSSASVNELLTRLTPGQRTQLITAQTQIRRLLRSAAVLIETVDAASAPARQCLRAYADELTVRFPEGYDSGALVDPDELTGDNGALLLAREEDHPVGCGAWRALGPGVAEVRHLWVSAEARGLGIGRRLLRALETAAAAHGATVLRLGTHTTLTEAITLYRASGYREIPPYDDSRYHHLHFEKTLA encoded by the coding sequence ATGGACTCCACCACCGAACAGGTCGGCCTGGTACGTGACTTCAACCGGTACTACACCCGCCGCCTCGGCGTCCTGACCGAGCGGTACCTCGACCAGGACCGCCCGCTGAGCGAGGCCCGACTGCTGTTCGAGATCGGCGACCGGGCCGACGTACGCGACCTGCGTACCCGGCTCGGCCTCGACTCCGGCTACCTGAGCCGGCTGCTGCGCTCCCTGGCCGAACAGAACCTCGCCCGGGTACGGCCACACCCGGACGACGGCCGGGTCAGGATCGTCGAGTTGACCGACGCCGGCATCCGGGAACGCACCGAACTCGACCGCCGCTCCAGCGCCAGCGTCAACGAACTCCTGACCCGGCTCACCCCCGGGCAACGGACACAGCTGATCACCGCACAGACACAGATCCGCCGGCTGTTACGGTCGGCCGCCGTACTGATCGAGACCGTCGACGCCGCATCCGCCCCGGCCCGGCAGTGCCTGCGCGCCTACGCGGACGAACTCACCGTCCGCTTCCCAGAGGGGTACGACAGCGGCGCCCTGGTGGACCCGGACGAACTGACCGGTGACAACGGTGCGTTGCTGCTGGCCCGCGAGGAGGACCACCCGGTCGGCTGCGGGGCATGGCGCGCGCTCGGCCCCGGTGTCGCCGAGGTCCGCCACCTGTGGGTGAGCGCCGAGGCCCGTGGACTCGGCATCGGCCGACGGCTGCTGCGCGCACTGGAGACCGCCGCCGCGGCCCACGGCGCCACCGTTCTGCGTCTGGGCACCCACACCACCCTGACCGAAGCCATCACCCTGTACCGCGCCAGTGGCTACCGGGAGATCCCGCCCTACGACGACTCCCGCTACCACCACCTGCACTTCGAGAAGACCCTGGCGTGA
- a CDS encoding nitroreductase/quinone reductase family protein, with product MPNDFNQQVIEEFRANGGRVGGYFEGARLLLLTTTGARSGAEHTTPLGYLPDGGERVLVIGSAGGARTHPDWFHNIVADPHVTVEDGVFVYDAVASVLEGDERDLVFARAVEADQGWGDYQSRSGRVLPVVALRQVPGPPRFAAGPDGVSWGAALRTVHDAFRRELALIRAEVAASGPGLGAQLRVNCLTVCQGLHLHHTGEDAGMFPALAEGRPELAPTMERLRREHQRIAELVDDLRAVLSADGVDPVALLADVERLTDELVRHLAYEEERLIPVLDGSPTREQAR from the coding sequence ATGCCCAATGATTTCAACCAGCAGGTGATCGAGGAGTTCCGGGCCAACGGCGGCCGGGTCGGCGGCTATTTCGAGGGGGCCCGACTGCTGCTGCTGACCACCACCGGCGCCCGCTCCGGGGCCGAACACACGACCCCTCTCGGGTACCTGCCCGACGGCGGCGAACGGGTGCTGGTGATCGGCTCGGCCGGTGGGGCGCGGACCCATCCGGACTGGTTTCACAACATCGTGGCCGATCCCCATGTCACGGTCGAGGACGGCGTCTTCGTCTACGACGCGGTCGCCTCCGTACTCGAGGGAGACGAACGTGACCTGGTCTTCGCCCGCGCTGTCGAGGCCGACCAGGGGTGGGGCGATTATCAGTCCCGTAGCGGGCGGGTCCTGCCGGTCGTCGCCCTGCGGCAGGTGCCGGGACCGCCCCGGTTCGCGGCCGGACCCGACGGCGTGTCCTGGGGTGCGGCGCTCAGGACGGTTCACGACGCGTTCCGGCGTGAACTCGCCCTGATCCGCGCGGAGGTCGCCGCCTCGGGTCCGGGTCTCGGGGCTCAGTTGCGGGTGAACTGCCTGACCGTCTGCCAGGGGCTGCACCTGCACCACACCGGTGAGGACGCTGGAATGTTCCCCGCCCTCGCCGAGGGACGCCCGGAACTGGCCCCGACGATGGAGCGTCTGCGCCGGGAGCACCAGCGGATCGCCGAACTCGTTGACGACCTGCGCGCGGTGCTCTCGGCCGACGGTGTGGACCCGGTCGCGTTGCTCGCCGACGTCGAGCGCCTCACCGACGAGCTCGTTCGACACCTGGCGTACGAGGAGGAGCGGTTGATCCCGGTCCTGGACGGGAGTCCGACTCGGGAGCAGGCCCGGTAG
- a CDS encoding chorismate-binding protein: MMENGPLVVETLPYGVGSTPAMPSVYLNSLTELDRFEWYVGQPGDPAELVQRFLTDHGLGQGALHPTDTHTGPAAGAALYVSAAAGATMIGAPPGAPSPAPAVPDVVAVAFRDRPGRPRPADRQPPTDWWLGPWQPSWTPQAHAAAVTAARAAIGRGDIYQVNVVGHTSARYTGDPLPALTRLGQLSGARYGGILTGAGWAIGCASPETLIEVSGGRIVTRPIKGTRPATAPGRVELLTSTKERAEHIMIVDLERNDLARIAATGSVHVDELYRIRQWCDLWQAESTVSARAADGLTIADLLRAVCPGGSVTGAPKVSALHQIAALEPVGRGAGMGALGWVGPHHIDLGLTIRTAAADGERLHVWAGGGITWDSDPDAEVAEAAAKAGPVRAILAAGPPH; this comes from the coding sequence ATGATGGAGAATGGGCCACTCGTCGTGGAAACGCTCCCATACGGGGTCGGCTCGACCCCCGCGATGCCATCGGTATACCTCAATTCATTGACTGAGCTCGACCGATTCGAATGGTACGTCGGCCAGCCCGGCGACCCGGCCGAGCTGGTGCAGCGGTTTCTGACCGATCACGGACTCGGCCAGGGGGCGCTGCACCCCACCGACACCCACACCGGTCCGGCCGCCGGCGCGGCGCTGTACGTCTCCGCCGCCGCCGGGGCCACCATGATCGGCGCCCCACCCGGGGCGCCGAGCCCCGCCCCCGCCGTACCCGACGTCGTCGCCGTCGCCTTCCGCGACCGTCCGGGCCGGCCCCGCCCCGCAGACCGGCAGCCGCCGACCGACTGGTGGCTGGGACCATGGCAGCCGAGCTGGACACCACAGGCACACGCCGCCGCCGTCACCGCCGCCCGCGCGGCCATCGGACGCGGCGACATCTACCAGGTCAACGTGGTGGGCCACACCAGCGCCCGATACACCGGCGACCCGCTGCCCGCCCTCACCCGGCTCGGTCAGCTCTCCGGTGCCCGCTACGGCGGAATCCTCACCGGCGCCGGTTGGGCGATCGGCTGCGCCTCCCCGGAGACCCTGATCGAGGTGAGCGGCGGCCGCATCGTCACCCGGCCGATCAAGGGCACCCGACCGGCCACCGCACCGGGCCGGGTCGAGCTGCTCACCTCGACTAAGGAACGCGCCGAGCACATCATGATCGTCGACCTGGAGCGCAACGACCTGGCCCGGATCGCGGCCACCGGCTCGGTCCACGTCGACGAGCTGTACAGGATCCGCCAGTGGTGCGACCTGTGGCAGGCCGAATCGACCGTCTCGGCCCGCGCCGCCGACGGCCTCACCATCGCCGACCTGCTCCGCGCGGTCTGCCCCGGCGGCTCGGTCACCGGCGCCCCCAAGGTCTCCGCGCTGCACCAGATCGCCGCCCTCGAACCGGTCGGCCGGGGCGCCGGCATGGGGGCCCTCGGCTGGGTCGGCCCCCACCACATCGACCTCGGGCTGACCATCCGTACCGCGGCCGCCGACGGCGAACGACTACACGTCTGGGCCGGCGGCGGCATCACCTGGGACAGCGACCCGGACGCCGAGGTGGCCGAGGCGGCGGCAAAAGCCGGCCCCGTACGCGCCATCCTCGCCGCCGGGCCACCACACTGA
- a CDS encoding DUF5999 family protein: MCQHQPTCPSAEATDREAARVIACFREQGWSLLCNGVIVFEDTGELLPDGSMIAPHRGPARHALVA; the protein is encoded by the coding sequence ATGTGCCAGCACCAACCCACCTGTCCCTCCGCTGAGGCAACCGACCGGGAAGCCGCCCGCGTCATCGCCTGCTTTCGTGAGCAGGGCTGGAGCCTGCTCTGCAACGGCGTGATCGTCTTCGAGGACACCGGCGAACTACTTCCCGACGGGAGCATGATCGCACCGCACCGCGGCCCCGCTCGACACGCACTCGTCGCCTGA
- a CDS encoding winged helix-turn-helix transcriptional regulator: MAPPPRQEAPAPADVTADCTVRHVLDRVGGKWSIGIIVAATRGPIRFTELERCVEGISRRMLTLTLRNLERDGLLIRTVYPTVPPRVEYTTTDMARELHDTLLALTHWAERHRANIAAARVAYDRGQHGDTPPEQESC, translated from the coding sequence ATGGCGCCCCCGCCCCGCCAAGAGGCACCGGCACCGGCCGACGTGACCGCCGACTGCACCGTTCGTCACGTCCTCGACCGGGTCGGCGGCAAATGGAGCATCGGCATCATCGTCGCCGCCACCCGCGGACCGATCCGGTTCACCGAACTCGAACGCTGCGTCGAAGGCATCAGCCGACGCATGCTGACCCTCACCCTGCGTAACCTCGAACGGGACGGCCTGCTCATCCGGACCGTCTACCCGACCGTTCCCCCCAGGGTCGAGTACACCACCACCGACATGGCCCGCGAACTCCACGACACCCTGCTCGCCCTCACCCACTGGGCGGAACGACACCGGGCCAACATCGCCGCCGCCCGGGTCGCCTACGACCGGGGGCAGCACGGCGACACCCCACCCGAGCAGGAGAGCTGCTGA
- the mgrA gene encoding L-glyceraldehyde 3-phosphate reductase, translating to MTDTYHAATGRYDSMTYNRAGRSGLRLPPISLGLWHNFGHERPWQRQRDIVRRAFDLGVIHFDLANNYGPPPGSAEENFGRIFAADLAPYRDELVISTKAGYDMWPGPYGEWGSRKYLIASLDQSLRRMGLDYVDIFYHHRPDPDTPLEETMGALDAVVRAGKAQYVAISNYNAEQTEKAAAILRDLGTPLVLHQPSYSMVNRWIERDHLLDTLEKVGAGCIAYSPLAQGLLTNRYLNGVPDDSRVRTSRFLNEEQLSDTTMTKVQALNDIAARRGQSLAQLALVWALRDPRMTSLIIGASSVEQLENNIAALDNVELSDAELAEIEQYATE from the coding sequence GTGACCGACACCTACCACGCCGCCACCGGCCGCTACGACTCGATGACCTACAACCGCGCCGGCCGAAGCGGTCTGCGCCTACCCCCGATCTCCCTCGGCCTGTGGCACAACTTCGGCCACGAGCGCCCCTGGCAGCGTCAACGCGACATCGTCCGGCGCGCCTTCGACCTCGGCGTGATCCACTTCGACCTGGCGAACAACTACGGCCCCCCGCCCGGCTCCGCCGAGGAGAACTTCGGCCGCATCTTCGCCGCCGACCTGGCCCCGTACCGCGACGAACTCGTCATCTCCACCAAAGCCGGGTACGACATGTGGCCCGGCCCGTACGGCGAGTGGGGCTCCCGCAAGTACCTCATCGCGTCCCTGGACCAGTCACTGCGCCGGATGGGCCTCGACTACGTCGACATCTTCTACCACCACCGCCCCGACCCGGACACCCCGCTCGAAGAGACGATGGGCGCCCTCGACGCCGTCGTCCGCGCCGGCAAGGCCCAGTACGTCGCCATCTCGAACTACAACGCCGAACAGACCGAGAAGGCCGCCGCGATCCTGCGGGACCTCGGCACCCCGCTGGTACTGCACCAACCGTCGTACTCGATGGTGAACCGGTGGATCGAACGCGACCACCTGCTCGACACCCTCGAGAAGGTCGGCGCCGGCTGCATCGCCTACAGCCCCCTCGCCCAGGGCCTGCTCACCAACCGCTACCTCAACGGGGTCCCCGACGACTCCCGGGTCCGCACCAGCCGCTTCCTCAACGAGGAGCAGCTCAGCGACACCACCATGACCAAGGTCCAGGCACTCAACGACATCGCCGCCCGCCGCGGCCAGAGCCTGGCCCAGCTCGCCCTCGTCTGGGCCCTGCGCGACCCCAGGATGACCAGCCTGATCATCGGCGCCAGCAGCGTCGAGCAGCTCGAGAACAACATCGCCGCGCTCGACAACGTCGAACTCAGCGACGCCGAACTGGCCGAGATCGAGCAGTACGCCACCGAATGA